The DNA window TTGGTCCACATGCGGTAAGGTAAAActttgccattttttttattgtctctcTTCAGCAGGATGAATCGTGAGTGAACAACAACTCCGACGTCGTTTCTACCCCTtactatattaatttgatttcctCCAAATTACGGCCAATATTACCGTGGGCTTATAAAGCcggactcttttttttttttttttggtaatcttTGGCTTGCCAAAACCGATAAAGGCCTTCCTTGATAAAGAAATAACGGTACATCATTGCAATAAATAATCATTGCAATAAATACATGGTATTTGTGACAAATTGAATACAATCATATTCTTTGAAATATAAgttataatgatttaaattattttatctttaattcataatttttttattacatgtatccttatatttatttaaatgatataaaatatatgatatgtGAATCGTAGATGGCATTTgtgattttattcaaaattaatattcatagctttttttccttttctcccctTATTTcctcccctctctctcctcaCGGTCGCCCACCCTTCCCCTCTCCCCGCCATCAGTGACCttcctatctctctctctctctctctctcctcatcGTAAAACACACCCAAAACACCACGAGATCTCCCATCTCTCTCTAGTTCGAGACCTGTTgcccctttttttctctcaaccATGAATCAACCGATTTTCAACCAAAACTACCACCACCGATCACCATCACCACCTATATTCTACACTTAGTGGTATATTAAACCCTTTCCttctattaatttgatgttatttatacTAATGtgtgttaatttgatttcataCAATGTTACGTTttgaattagggattttttgaaaaatttagggTGTTTTGTAATTaggttaattaaatataatttgagttgatatttaggttattttgtaaaataatcaatgattttggGTTGTTGTTGCTtgtgaattaacaaaattattttgttagagtttgtgtttatttaagttaaatCATGGATCATACCGAATTAggtataaaataagataattagctatgaaatacatgaattttattgataaGTTTGTTATGGTAGCGAAATTTAATGAATGTAGGTGTTCATTGATTAATTTGATGAGTTTAGATTTTAGTCAAATATGTTTCCGTTatgattttattgataaattatacattttaattaactctaggatattaataaattaaaattatgttttgttgtgttgtgttgtgcTGTTTGACAGAATGTctagtaatttaaaaatattatactttcaTGGGTATCATTATCAATACAGATAATGGTAGCACTTATAATGGAGGAAATCATGAGTTCCTAGCTGCTACATTAGACATGTCTCTTAACAAGTTATCTAGAATGTTATGTGATTAACTTGGTTGGAATATGTTTGAAATAGAAGTTGAAATTACTTTAAGGATGTTGCAAACTAGGATCAGTCAAGCTCGTTATATCAATATATCACTCTGTAGTGATGAAAGTGTGAATTCAATGTTTGAGTTTGCAAGgattaatatgattaatatGCTAGAGCTCTACTTGAATAATAGACCTAGACAATAAAACTCTTCTAGTATGGAATTTATTCGGTTTCCAAGTAACTCTTAGAGAACCACACATGTATCATAAGCAGTTGTTTCATCTAGTTTAAGTGGTAATGCAGGTAGACAAATATTGATATAgaaaattgttaataaaaaatctcagtTGGGTATGAAATCTACTCCATATTATTATAGAGAATCCAAACCAAGTAACGACAAAGATGATCGTCACATTGATAGAGTTGAGGTTGAGgaggaagatgatgaagaaatgaAAGATGAGGATGTTGAGTAAGTCAAGCCTCTTAATCAATATATGGTTTCTCTTGCTCCTGAATTTGAGGTTGTGAGCGCGGATGACCAATACAGATGCAATGACTATGCTAATAGACAACACTCACCTTTATGATAAGTACAAGGCAAAGTTGTTGGTTGCAGTTGCTTATGATGCGAATAATAGAGTTTATTCATTATGTTTTGCTATTATCAAATAAGAGACAAACAATATTTGAAGTtgggttttagatttttttcatcgATATGTGATTGGTGGTCGCACTGAGTTGTGTATTATATCATATACACATACGACGATTAAGAATTCCACGACACTGATTTTTCTCGAGTCTGCTTTGTCAGtaacttcaacattaagttaaaaaatattgccTTGAAAAATACGTTGCATAGGATATGTGCAAATCCATCAAAACAtgagtttgatattttatatgagGATTTGGTGGAGACTAATGATGCAATCAAAGCATAGCTAGAAGTTGAACCTAAAGAAAAAAGGTGTTATCATATGATTATGATAGTTGTTGTTATGGTAATATAGCCATGGATTTACAGACTCATCCTCGAGTTGGATGAATTGGGGTAATGCTTTAGACCCATGCACGAGTGCTCCAGGCCTTTCCATGAGCTAGGGCGATTATTTGATATAGTTACATGTTTTTATCTGTTATGAGAATTATGAATAAATGCAtagttagtttaattttaataaaattttatgttatgtTAATTATCGATATAATTTTGCTACTTATGATCGAAGATGTTATATATTGCTTAtgtaaattatgttttgatgttggaaaactagttatttaaattatatgaatttgtggtttttttggACAGGGAATTAATTGCAGAAGAAACTATCTTAGTATGTGTCTCATAGTCGAGTCATATATAACATTTGAGACTCAAGTATCACAATTGGCATTTGCAACTCTTGAGTTGCAAATAATGAATACGACTTGCATTTCGCAAATGTtatgtaaacacccaaaaaaaagagagaagtaaAGCTAAAATGACTCCACCATCGCTGCCAATTTTTGATTTGGCTTCGACACAGTTTTTAGCTGTTAATTTCTAAATCGTCAACGGCACAGTTtggctgtcgatttctgaatcggtaaTGACGTAGTTATTGGTTGTCGATgtttgaatcggcagcgacagaGTTCTTGACTGCCGACCTCTGAATCGGTAGTGTCATAGTTCTTGGCTGCCAATTTTTGAATTGGCAACAACACAATTCTTGACTGCCGAcctctgaatcggcagcgacataattttcgctgctgatttctaacttagtttttgttgtcgatttctgaatcgacagcAACACAACTTTTAcagtcgatttctgaatcggtagCAACTCAGTctaattaaaagtttaggaAAACAAATCAGACTATCTTAAGGAGCTAGAAGGGAGGGGCAAAACCGGTTTTGGAGagaccaaaacaaggataagaacacatctaaaccaaccctAAACATCTCACCTCATTTAGTAGGAGTATAAATGCAAGGCGAGAGAGAATgtgacccttcctcttcccaaaGTTGTCTGCAACAGCTGTATGTTCAGCTGCatgtttctcttctcttcctcttccccaAAACCAACCCTAACAATTGTAGCAGACCCTTCTTTGACTAGAGAAAAGAACTACACCGCCTTGGCTGCATGTTCATCTTGTTGCATGTGTAAGGAAAATGAGAGCTAAAGGGTAGGATGAATGATTGAAACCAATGAGGGAGAGGGAATGTGACATATggctaaactaaaaaagaaaaaggaaagaatctgaacaaaaaaaagggagagaaccagaagaaaagggaagaaaaaacttgttaaacccCTCCTAAAGCTACTATAAATCGTGAGGTATGAACTAAACCTCTTTTCCCCCACTGTTTCTGGGCTCTTAAAACCAAAAGAAGGAATAAACAACATGAAGGGATGCCCAGAAATTTACAATAATTGCAGGAGAAGAACTAAACTAGAAAGAAAGACAATAATGGGGGCTGGATAAAAGACCAATAAACagaacaaataacaataagTTAACTAAATTAGTGTTTgttgctgaaattgagttgtctacAACGAATCAGCGTTCACTACCGAAAGTGTGTGTTCTgtagcgaatttgtgattcgatGCCAAAATTGAGTTATCTCCAGCGAGTCAGTGTTCGCTgtcgaaattgagttgtctcCAGCGAGTCAGCGTTCGCTACTGAAAGTATGTGTTATGCAGTGAATATGTGATTCACTGCCAAAATTAAGTTGTTTGCAGTGAATGAGTGTTCATTGTCGaagtgtgttgtctgcagcgaatcagtgttCGCTGCTGAAAGTGCATGTTCTACAGCAAATTTGTGATTCACTATCGAAATTGAGTTATTTGTAGCGAATCAGCGTTCACTACTGAAAGTGTGTGTTGGCTGCAGCGAATGAGCATTCGCAGCTAAAGCTGTGTTGTCTATAGTGAATTAGCATTCATTGTTGAAGTGTGTTGCCTGTAGTGAATTAACGTTCGCTACCAAAAGtgtgttgtctgcagtgaaattgtgattcgctatTGAAATTGAGTTGCATGTAGAGAATTAGCATTCGTTGCCGAAAGTGTGTTGGTTGCAGCGaagtagcattcgctgccgaaattgaggTGCTtgcagcgaaacagttttcgcTACCGAATTGTACGGCCTGCAGCAAATTaattttcgctgccgaattgtgtgtccAGTAGCGAATTAGTTTTCGCTGCTGATTTTCTACAATAGACTCCCTAgtcagaaatgacttaaatgcttgtaataattttgttgtatgatggtgtaaaatgtggaacacttgaatgtgaacatatggatTCTTAAAATAAGTATTgtgatgaatgtgatttaaGGATGCAAATGTACTTATGTGTGGCCGTTGATGTCTCAGGTGGTGTAATAgggattggaccatcatcaATACAAGGACAACCCGTAGGTGGAACAAGTAAGTGGTTCCCACCTTTTTCTTGTATGATGTTAATGctttgaaatgatttacttatggatgatatattattgaatccttGATAAATGATGAAACGACGATGATACGTTTGATTGAATTCTTAACGAATGTTGTAACAACTATGAAATGTTGATCGagttcttgatgaatgttgaaACGATGATGAAAATGCTAATGTTCTGAAATGACTTGTTGTGGAggatatattattgtgttgcAATGAATAATAAACCGATTATGAGATGTTAATTGAGCTGTTATGAAATTGAGCTGCTGACGAATGTCAAACTGATTATGGAatattgattagcttcggctaataacATCCAAGATGGATGACCGTGTTAtgattgttgattagcttcagctaatggcatccgatatggatgatcgggttgtgattgttgattagcttcggctaatggcatccgagatggatgatcgGGTTGTGCTTGATGATTAgtttcagctaatggcatctgagatggatgatcgggttgtgcttgttgattagcttcagctaatagcATCCCAGGTGGATGATcgggttgtgattgttgattagcttcggttaatGGCATTCGAAATAGATGATCGAGTTGTGCTTACTGATTAGCTtaggctaatggcatccgagatggatgactgggttgtgattgttgattagccTTGGCTAATGGCATTCCAAATGCATGATCGAGTTGTGGatgttgattagcttcggctaatggcatccgagatggatgatcgAATTGTGTTtaatgattagttttggctaatagcatccgagatggatgaccgggttgtgcttgaagattagcttcggctaatgacatccgagACGGATCACtgggttgtgattgttgattagccTCGGCTATCGGCATTCAAAATGAATGATCGGGTTGTAGATGTTGCtaagcttcggctaatggcattcgagATGGATGACCGAATTGCACTTCATGATTAAATTTGACTAAtagcatccgagatggatgattGGGTTGTGGTTGATGATTAATTTTGGTAAATGACATCTTAGGTGAATGGTCGAGTTTAAATGTTGCGATTAGTTATGGCTAAAAGCATCCAAGGTGGATGACGGGGTTAAGGTGAAGTAACTAACCCCGACTAATGTTAAACTTTGGTCCCACAACTCTTATGGAGAGATTGGGGtgtgtgaataaaaaaaatacacttaacGAAATAATAAGAGATATAcaatgcatataaaaaatagaaaaaggaatcTATCCATTTTAAGTTAATAATGAAAAGTAACGACAATGTACTTCTAgttgtttattattatgttagatTATTTACAATTCTCGTATGCATATTGTTTTGTAACAGGGACATCACACAATCAAAGTGCGTAGTAAAGCCCGTTCTAGGGGTTCATATATTTTGAAAGGTGCTTTGTAATAGTATGTCTTAGGTATTATGTTGAATATTTATCATTCGACACTTTTGTAAGGACTTGTAATGAAAATTGTAATGGAACACGAATTTGGATGCACGAACAtataaatatgatgttataaatatattatgcgGTATTCTCTTTTATGAAGATGTTGCGTTGTGAAATCACATGAGGATCgtataaatgaaagaattagttGTGTAAAATTGATGTTCGACACTCGGGTATAAACTCGTGTTGATAACGAAACTAGGATAAGAATACAAACTCATGAGTATGTCAATATGAAGTAACGTAAGtgtatgaatatgaaaatataatattgcgGGCATGTGTATTGATTTTCCGTCTTATGAGAATGTTGATTTATGAAAGCTATATTTGTATGATGCCATGATAAGGAAGGGAACCTAATTACTAATTCATTAAATGTCATTGTGAGAAGTGtcgagaacaaaaaaaaattccaccgattttggctttgaaaaagcCGGGTCATTACATGTTATCTGCGACACTTATATTAGAGATGCTATCTGCGACTCGATCAAGTGTGCTagatctttaaatattttttttgtctatgctattttaccaaaaaaaaattattgtgctAAGTTCCTAAAAAACTCGAAATATTTTCCTTTCTACATTCTGATTTCAACATGACATAAACTTATCGATTGATAGCAAATAACATGTTGCCCCTAAACCTGCACTACAAAGAAAagtagtgatgatgatgatgatggtggtggtggtggtggtgtcgTGGTACTGAAAAACCAAGTGAGTGTAACATCAATAGAAGACAAAAGCAAACATACATGGCTGCCCAACATGTATAGCAACAAATTATATGCAACCCTAGCCCAAGTTGTCCTAGTAACCATTCCAAATGCTTTAATAAGTTTCAAGCTTAATGAAAAACAAGATATAATTTGGGGATATATTgcaaaataacaatcaaagtaAGGGCATTACTCTTATGATCAATTCGAGAGCTTATTATTGTTGATATAACAAACTAGATGACAATCtgcaaaaaatttcaatcaattgtaattttcttttttataagttGAAATCATGAAACAGAGACAACTAAAATATTCAATGTTTATCGACTAATTGAAACTAGCAGATAGTACAGAAGTGGAGcaaagcatgtttgtttttctaaagTGAATTGAAATCTAGAACTAAATTTGATAAAGATTATACATTACCTGTTAGCTATGTGATTTTTATCAAACcaatttaagatttattttcatgcatGGGTTCCTCGACAATAGCAAATGATTCACTATTTACTACAATAAGTAAGATTGAGATATAAGGTTTCTAATAGAAGTGGTGATTAAGATCCTAGccatatcaaaatttaaattcttatagGATGAAGAGTCTATTATAATGTACTTTCCCAAAACTTCATTAATCCTCATCGACCACACATAAAAAGTTATAAACATGGTGGGGGAAAGAAGATGTAAGTTAGggtttttaaaaggaaataaaaagaggttatttttaaaaattaattttcaatatcaatTAGAATTGAATTCCTTGAGCAAATCAATTGGTCTCCCATATGATTTACATTAATTGATTTAACcctttaaattgaattcaattctaaaAGTTCTAAATAGTATATAAAACAATGGTTGAGATaaatctttaatatatttataaaatacttttataaaattgcAGCATGTTAGAATTAAATTTGTTAAACAAATGGTTGTTAATGAGAATGGAGTTGTATCAGGTAGGCATTTGGTATTGTTAAACACaactatttttgtttgctttagtctaaaaataatatttgatgagGTTATATTTTGCTTTGAGaataaaacacatgaaaaagctttatatatatatatatatatatatatatattaggataTCCTAGATTttaaccaaaaactaaaaactaaaaactaaaactaaagtaGTTTATtgtaaaagtatatttttataaaattgaattgctATGTTAATTTCATCTAAAACGCAAGTGAAACATAGTTGAagcataatataatatattataaattatttttgacccctcataaaaaaagaaaaaaattcttgcccagaaaaaaattgcaaaagaaaagtatatttaaaaaaatcacattttattctgattttggtaatgttctcaatttttttttttattttgagtgttattatttttcatagtttttgtatatatctttttttggGCATGGAAGCAaacataataacaaaataataaagaaaataagaaatgtgCAATTAGgggaaaaattgaaataaataatgagaaaaGGGTACCATTagccaaaaatgaaaaaaaaaatacaaatccaaaGACTAAACTAAAGAAAGCAGAGGAATGAGAGGACTACAAAAATACGtaattagggactaaattgaaagaaattttgaGAAAAAGGTTCAATtggttaagaaaatatataaattcgatgactaaactgaaaaaaataaaaaatttagaggacctattaagataaactaaactTTTCCTTTAAGCGAAATGACATTGTTTCACTCGAATAAAAAAAGcaagcacaaaaaataatattattttgatgcatgcCCTACACCATCTTTCTTCTTGCCACCTATCTATAGCCTATGAAATGATTGCATTTTATCCTAATGCTCAAACTCTTTAACACAACCAAAACACATATATTCCTTTCATTGGCATCCTTTATCTTATCACCACCCCTCCCCATATCAAAAAGATCTTTGAAACCATTGCAAAAAAGAGACTAAATGAGGCTAGTTAGTCATGCTTTTTCACACATAACAACTAACATTTAGGGTTGGGATTTGTCCCAATAGACCAAAGGTCCTGATCAAGCCACCCAGAGGAGTTTCTAGAAGGTCGTTTGCTTCTATAAATAGAGGaataagaggagaaaaaaaccaaaggtagagaaagaaattttcaagagagagagaaagaaaaaagaagagagtttGAGCTGAGAGAATGATGGTTATTTGAGCcaatagataagaaatgagaaagaaaaaaaagagagaaaagaaatggcAATTTTCTCGTAGATCTAATGAGGAAAACTCTCCAAAAACCCCCTCACCACTAACATCATTGTCATCTCCGCTACCATTAGCAACCCCAATATCTCATTGTTTAAAACTAGCTTTTATATAAACTCGAtcccttttcctttattttcttttcttttcttttcaactggTGTATAATTTTCctattcaaaatacaaaataatgtACATTTCActtttgacttttctttcatgcttttttattttattcatatgtgctttttaaattttattaactttttattcaCGGTAACTTTGTTTTGtagaactatatttttatctttttatatgtgtataaaaattcatttttagaagcagattactatttaaaaatgcaaaaaatgtACATTTCACTATACTATTcacctatatatttttatttgctgcaTGTTAACATCAGTTTCAATTTGAAAACCATGTTTTCGTCTTTTTACGTATGCATGTGCGCGTAAACATAGTGTCGTCAAAGTATAACGAAACGCCGTCGTCCCTGCCTTATCCCTGAAATGTTAtttaaccaaacaaaacaaaccttggGGAAAAAAACAGCCCCTCGCCGTACTGAACGCCCTCTCTCTTTCAACAGAAAAGAATCcctatattttctttcatttctctctgTCATTATGCTTTCTTCCTctcaaaataagtaaaaatgcaagaaaactCCAAAGATGCTCGAAACGGCGGCGACTCGTTGTCGACAACGCCAACGCAGGTCTCCAAAAAACCACGCGTCAGCTTCTCCATAACAGAACACGAAATCCACCATGAATTCTCTCACCACAACCCTAATGTAGCCCGAATTAACAACGGTAGCTTCGGTAGCTGCCCCGGATCCGTACTTGCTGCTCAAAAGAACTGGCAGCTCCAGTTCCTTCAACAACCTGACGACTTCTACTTCAACACTCTCCGTAAAGGAATTCTCCACTCACGTACTGTCATCAAAGACCTCATCAATGCTGACGACGTCGACGAGATCTCCCTTGTCGATAACGCCACCACTGCCGCCGCCATCGTCCTTCAACAAATTGGCCGTGCCTTCGCTGAAGGTAATTTTGCTAAAAACGATACCGTTTTAATGCTCCACTGTGCTTATCAAGCTGTTAAAAAATCGATTCAAGCTTACGTCACGCGTGCTGGGGGTTCTGTTATCGAGATTCAGTTACCGTTTCCGGTTACTTCGAATGAGGAGATAATTTCGGAGTTTAAGAGAGGAATAGAGAAAGGCAAAGCTAAcggtaaaaaaattaggttagcGATAATTGATCATATAACGTCGATGCCGTGTGTTGTTATTCCGGTAAaagagttggttaaaatttgcAGAGAAGAAGGTGTGGATCAGGTTTTTGTTGATGCAGCTCATGCTATTGGTAGTGTTGaaataaatgttaaagaaaTCGGGGCTGATTTTTATGTCAGTAATTTGCATAAGTGGTTCTTTTGCCCCCCATCGGTTGCTTTTCTGTATTGTAAGAAAGCAGCGAGTTTGGAATTTGATGTACACCATCCGGTTGTTTCACATGAGTATGGAAATGGATTGCCGATAGAGAGTGCGTGGATTGGGACTAGGGATTATAGCTCACAATTAGTGGTGCCGGCAGCTTTGGAGTTTGTTAATCGATTTGAGGATGGGATTCAGGGGATAATGAAGAGGAACCATGAGGAGGTTGTTAAGATGGGGAAAATGCTGGCCGAATCATGGGGGACAAATCTTGGTTCTTCACCGGAGATGTGTGCGGGAATGATCATGGTTGGTCTGCCTTCGAGATTGCGTGTTTCAAGTGAAGATGATGCTTTGAGGTTAAGATCGCATTTGCGTGAGTGTCATGGGGTTGAGGTTCCGATACATTATCAGGGTTTAAAAGATGGTGAGGAGGGAGTGAAAGATAAGGATGGGGTTATAACAGCGTATGCTAGGATTTCTCATCAGGTTTATAATAAGTCTGAGGATTATTGCAAGCTTAGGGATGCTGTAAATCGTCTTTCTGAGAATCTACTGATTCGCAAAACGTTTTATCCAGAGTGAGAAGGTATGCCTTGAAACAGTAATGGAGCATGTTATTTCTACCATAACGTGGAAATTTGGGCCAGCTAAATTTATAATAGTTGCATTGCCTGATAGTTTCTTTAAAACATAGCCATGAGACATTTAAATTGGATTTACTATTGATAACTGTTTttcagaaaaaagaagaaaaaatcttgaGGCAGTCCAATGTATTATCccagaacttttttttttgtctattctACTGAT is part of the Populus trichocarpa isolate Nisqually-1 chromosome 2, P.trichocarpa_v4.1, whole genome shotgun sequence genome and encodes:
- the LOC7481444 gene encoding L-cysteine desulfhydrase, producing MQENSKDARNGGDSLSTTPTQVSKKPRVSFSITEHEIHHEFSHHNPNVARINNGSFGSCPGSVLAAQKNWQLQFLQQPDDFYFNTLRKGILHSRTVIKDLINADDVDEISLVDNATTAAAIVLQQIGRAFAEGNFAKNDTVLMLHCAYQAVKKSIQAYVTRAGGSVIEIQLPFPVTSNEEIISEFKRGIEKGKANGKKIRLAIIDHITSMPCVVIPVKELVKICREEGVDQVFVDAAHAIGSVEINVKEIGADFYVSNLHKWFFCPPSVAFLYCKKAASLEFDVHHPVVSHEYGNGLPIESAWIGTRDYSSQLVVPAALEFVNRFEDGIQGIMKRNHEEVVKMGKMLAESWGTNLGSSPEMCAGMIMVGLPSRLRVSSEDDALRLRSHLRECHGVEVPIHYQGLKDGEEGVKDKDGVITAYARISHQVYNKSEDYCKLRDAVNRLSENLLIRKTFYPE